A stretch of the Actinomyces faecalis genome encodes the following:
- a CDS encoding NAD kinase, protein MIIQRDRGDSPVPPHRKTAPTARAVERAEAALRAHGVEAVDQDSTHEVDFVLVLGGDGTILRASEIARERDVPLAGVNTGHVGFLAEADPDDLEQVVGDIVAGRYTVDNRMTLDVEVTAPDGTVTRSWALNEAALEKRDRARMLEVAVGVDGQAVSSFGCDGLVVSTPTGSTAYAFSGGGPVIWPEVEALLLVPLAAHALFTRPLVLGPRSCLEVVVQHAGLGGAEVWCDGRRSLAAPPGSRIRASRAERPVRVARLNQAPFASRLVRKFDLPVDGWRAAAERPAPRAASQREEAS, encoded by the coding sequence ATGATCATCCAGCGCGACCGAGGAGACAGTCCTGTTCCTCCCCACCGCAAGACCGCTCCGACGGCGCGGGCCGTCGAGCGTGCGGAGGCTGCACTACGAGCCCACGGTGTCGAGGCGGTCGACCAGGACTCGACGCACGAGGTCGACTTCGTGCTGGTCCTGGGAGGTGACGGCACCATCCTGCGAGCCAGCGAGATCGCCCGCGAGCGGGACGTCCCTCTGGCAGGCGTCAACACCGGGCACGTGGGCTTCCTCGCCGAGGCGGACCCGGACGACCTGGAGCAGGTCGTCGGAGACATCGTCGCCGGACGCTACACGGTGGACAACCGCATGACCCTGGACGTCGAGGTCACGGCCCCGGACGGTACCGTCACACGCAGCTGGGCGCTGAACGAGGCCGCCCTGGAGAAGCGCGACCGGGCACGCATGCTGGAGGTCGCCGTCGGGGTTGACGGGCAGGCCGTGTCCTCCTTCGGCTGCGACGGGCTGGTGGTGTCGACTCCGACCGGCTCGACGGCCTACGCCTTCTCGGGAGGGGGGCCTGTCATCTGGCCTGAGGTCGAGGCGCTGCTGCTCGTCCCGCTGGCTGCCCACGCCCTGTTCACACGCCCCCTCGTCCTCGGTCCGCGCTCGTGCCTGGAGGTCGTCGTCCAGCACGCCGGCCTCGGAGGCGCGGAGGTGTGGTGCGACGGGCGCCGCAGCCTGGCCGCCCCACCCGGTAGCCGGATCCGAGCGAGCCGCGCTGAGCGACCGGTCCGCGTCGCACGTCTGAACCAGGCGCCCTTTGCGTCCCGCCTGGTACGAAAGTTCGACCTGCCGGTTGACGGGTGGCGCGCTGCTGCCGAGCGACCGGCGCCACGCGCCGCCTCGCAGCGTGAGGAGGCGTCGTGA
- a CDS encoding TlyA family RNA methyltransferase — MARLIRIDSELVRRGLARSRTQAAQLVTDGHVTLDGVVVTKPARQVNPAQAIEVVTPSGEDYVSRGAHKLAGALDSLGERGLAPRVEGQRCLDAGASTGGFTDVLLRRGAAHVVAVDVGYGQLAWSLQSDPRVSVLDRTNVRTLDPQAVAPAPGLVVGDLSFISLTLVLPALVAAAAPDADLLLMVKPQFEVGKERLGHGGVVRDPALHVETVLTVVEAAHGLGLGVDAVTASPLPGPAGNVEYFVSMHAGRAGAEDDLTGQELVEEARRAVEAGPAGAGRRSQGGR; from the coding sequence ATGGCCAGACTGATTCGTATCGACTCTGAGCTCGTACGTCGCGGGCTCGCTCGTTCGCGTACCCAGGCCGCCCAGCTGGTGACGGACGGCCACGTCACCCTCGACGGCGTCGTGGTCACCAAGCCCGCACGCCAGGTCAACCCTGCCCAGGCCATTGAGGTCGTGACACCCAGCGGCGAGGACTACGTCTCGCGCGGTGCCCACAAGCTTGCTGGTGCCCTGGACTCCTTGGGCGAGCGTGGGCTGGCTCCACGGGTCGAGGGGCAGCGCTGCCTGGACGCCGGCGCCTCGACCGGCGGCTTCACCGACGTGCTGCTGCGTCGGGGGGCTGCGCACGTGGTCGCGGTCGACGTCGGTTACGGACAGCTGGCCTGGTCCCTGCAGTCTGACCCCCGCGTGAGCGTGCTGGACCGCACCAACGTGCGCACACTCGATCCCCAGGCCGTGGCCCCCGCGCCGGGGCTCGTCGTCGGTGACCTGTCCTTCATCTCCCTGACCCTCGTCCTGCCTGCCCTCGTGGCCGCGGCGGCGCCGGACGCCGACCTGCTGCTCATGGTCAAGCCGCAGTTCGAGGTCGGTAAGGAACGGCTCGGGCACGGGGGAGTGGTACGTGACCCGGCGCTGCACGTCGAGACCGTCCTGACCGTCGTCGAGGCCGCTCACGGACTAGGACTCGGCGTCGACGCCGTGACCGCCTCGCCTCTGCCCGGGCCGGCCGGTAACGTCGAGTACTTTGTGTCCATGCATGCGGGACGAGCCGGGGCGGAGGACGACCTGACCGGGCAGGAGCTCGTCGAGGAGGCGCGTCGTGCCGTCGAGGCGGGCCCTGCCGGCGCCGGCCGGCGTTCCCAGGGAGGGCGATGA
- a CDS encoding HAD-IIA family hydrolase produces MTATAGSHQPSLGLLGSEQALAQAYDVALLDLDGVCFAGQARIDHAAQGVNGARAAGMRLSFVTNNASRAPRTVADKLGVNSIEAYPNEVFSAAMDAAALLGEHVDPGSPVLVIGGDGLRQALLDEGYRLVDSAEDHPVAVVQGWAPEVDWAMMSEGVYAIRDGAIHVATNTDATLPTERGFALGNGSLVVAVANASGKEYLAGGKPFPGIYRRALARAGGSRPLAVGDRLDTDLVGARAAGIAGMHVLTGVSTARDVVLAPAEQRPTYLHTDLRGLLEPHPAPQAQHDGWWRVRDWTARVDQGTAFLHGPQGGLELRAAETTSLPLDAYRALACAVWEQRDLHGPAGAPALPVLSVTAPEER; encoded by the coding sequence GTGACGGCGACTGCTGGCTCACACCAGCCCTCCTTAGGCCTGCTGGGGTCTGAGCAGGCCCTGGCGCAGGCCTACGACGTCGCCCTGCTGGACCTCGACGGGGTGTGCTTTGCCGGCCAGGCCCGTATCGACCACGCGGCGCAGGGGGTCAACGGCGCGCGCGCGGCCGGTATGCGCCTGTCCTTCGTGACCAACAACGCCTCTCGGGCGCCGCGCACGGTGGCCGACAAGCTGGGTGTCAACTCGATCGAGGCCTACCCGAACGAGGTCTTCTCCGCGGCTATGGACGCCGCGGCCCTGCTGGGCGAGCACGTCGACCCAGGCAGCCCCGTCCTCGTCATCGGCGGGGACGGCCTGCGCCAGGCACTGCTCGATGAGGGGTACCGCCTGGTGGACAGTGCTGAGGACCATCCGGTCGCGGTCGTCCAGGGCTGGGCGCCCGAGGTCGACTGGGCCATGATGTCGGAGGGCGTCTACGCCATCCGCGACGGCGCGATCCACGTCGCCACCAACACGGACGCCACCCTGCCGACCGAGCGCGGCTTCGCTCTGGGCAACGGCAGCCTGGTGGTCGCAGTGGCTAACGCCTCAGGCAAGGAGTACCTGGCAGGCGGCAAGCCCTTCCCGGGCATCTACCGGCGTGCGCTGGCCAGGGCGGGAGGATCCCGCCCGCTCGCCGTCGGCGACCGGCTGGACACCGACCTGGTCGGAGCACGCGCCGCTGGTATCGCGGGGATGCACGTGCTCACCGGTGTCTCGACGGCGCGCGACGTCGTCCTAGCACCGGCTGAGCAGCGCCCGACCTACCTGCACACCGACCTGCGCGGGCTGCTCGAGCCTCACCCCGCACCGCAGGCGCAGCACGACGGCTGGTGGCGGGTACGCGACTGGACCGCTCGCGTGGATCAGGGGACGGCGTTCCTGCACGGCCCGCAGGGCGGTCTGGAGCTGCGCGCGGCGGAGACGACGTCGCTGCCCCTGGACGCCTATCGCGCTCTGGCCTGCGCGGTCTGGGAGCAGCGTGACCTCCACGGTCCGGCGGGAGCTCCTGCGCTCCCCGTGCTGAGCGTCACGGCTCCTGAGGAGCGCTGA